One Hippoglossus hippoglossus isolate fHipHip1 chromosome 13, fHipHip1.pri, whole genome shotgun sequence genomic window carries:
- the cep295 gene encoding centrosomal protein of 295 kDa isoform X8, producing the protein MKRKLVKLRPSPNEEARIIREEHERRRKLRIQQVREQQRHIAQQIRQAVEQRRQRELELLGEQLRRDWERQQQEKLHALQRLYQDSLQLLGQGHRSAKENEPDLAAIAQREEENHAKADQRYREALKELKSQRLKEHERQSQLVSSRRKALQTEKERSAKVVRLPPPPPNPVQNIDYKKPHVVKKSDVSAFAATHYNMPESTVDREEDTQQMNAHEEAELEVRRQQELQREETRRREEQLEKARLRGRQALKREQLVQDRERLLVELEHMQQTDLLRRRQQVSQMPPQIFQPLYKRQETRDDFQREIEFAFEDMYTGERRVKGDLVVQLAPEPLPALSTGSQDQELDVTLDEITTPEQEAESNEQETSAQVGPSKPAPRRALKKLLDRIRGQRNQWSEHSSRVSPADSPTVMTDQIPERDTTIETGSLTSEEKNQPAPIELLQPVLSPPDKTSTIVSSLETSEPSPAANTRLPDELANRIQDFGEERKKREEELEREKQQQVVLLQELEKQKVKLEQMLLEAQQEREHLKAAAGTQEVDLNQSDVTDQDQEVASVPTGPATELEPPAGEDDHHRRIREYQQRLLEQNRVHQKSVEVARQRLEEYQRALRIRYSMTSPLLLSAVVPPGHPPLHSTQPLHLPTPRPLTTTPAVPSFIHNKPLTSIEVPTRESDILASPPRLPGSSLSSGSKLLPEEVESRSNRSRNQRPDVSSWLTDNIMERVTEHLPQRVRPSSLTTEPPPHKLFTTRPSTNIPLQRSSDPIQATSPSIWDDAPLVPAPAEVQPGILLSSRRDDKGRQRRELQEFQRRVQEQREAVDLQQEEERRRGELQEVQRREVELQEFQRREVELQEVQRREVELQEFQRRVQQQREAVELQQEEERQRGELQEVQRRMQEQREAVELQQEEERRRREDEMEQMRRQKETLKALIQTDAQPVPDAPSEELVSENTGQTRLRLLAFLLRAIEESNEGTLSRLQDPDNREASPHLPPCGSDPIAQTSVPAPASVLLPELLPPPVRAAKPPVTRIRLGIMEATEQHELSAIQEVETSVNNGKITGPEKNLNVPSHAVNWDPQEESDLSVSSDRTLDTPSVSSSGKRTVDSSSSFGTNSETSQHHIWRERLLTGAVTSSESDSVLRMISPPSSDSGRGADFSGPAATSHRSFTESPLRPPDPDCLSSTSISTGSYITTDPEQNVNTDKSSPVALCEEHGADVLDVSSPTGQFSFIKDTSAARRHGAAVQTLFNDGSIQRIIDRYTRELDFSLSSAGRATDSEASYVDEPGSLVGASETRAEGEGRQTRPSGTRTQRDLDRDFTVHPIQDHFPGDTSSQAEDSFRPLIGQLAEQSSCLAADQRDSAMERLVGQPSAHSSMIGQLPVSVGQGGWDSTVSRMIGRLSHRSSSNGQSGWQDASQLMGPMVAEQSTTWLDEVQEESQMRPLVGEPDTDQHSGVSGERTHMDPSVPAEASVPSHPVSPPEASSHRATVPAASPHPQDQMPQNQTSPMDLDPERTDVFLGSDSFHPLLAEVTHNDTADPSMTFHLLAHKGPSSPELTSEERSVSSRPEGSDTRSDSSVESDPSPERLRSENPASHELLQDQTQESALVLEDTTSADVELTALSLSNLTMRDEAPAADTSQPAGGAAGGSCSAERFRDSVQFSDVCEEMTSEPGSNLRKDIPLFHKIMEAACEKGILEQSEITLVSVTDEDTTITEEEEVCEENNPDEEGQNSEETEGEESTLLPEDGAQTHPVMVLDAHWDLSRRLQDVNEQKRRALIQRSSRRVEGIKAKVALNKNRAESEAREEESELRLQTDESKDGESETSAFIQERKGQPPPPASASVLKEVKIYGPEQRKRDVSEMYQRTQRLFHQLEEVKQQKTIRSRQEASAQNRLKAKEFHKKTLEKLRAKQTQQ; encoded by the exons atgaagaggaaactgGTGAAACTGAGACCGAGCCCCAACGAGGAGGCTCGGATCATAAGAGAAGAACACGAGAGGAGGCGGAAGCTGCGGATACAGCAG GTGCGGGAGCAGCAGCGACACATCGCTCAGCAGATCCGACAGGCGGTGGAGCAGAGGCGGCAGcgggagctggagctgctgggggAGCAGCTGCGGCGGGACTgggagcggcagcagcaggagaagctcCACGCGCTGCAGAGGCTGTACCAGGACAGTCTCCAGCTGCTGGGACAGGGACACAGGAGCGCGAAGGAAAAT GAACCCGACTTGGCAGCCATTgctcagagggaggaggaaaatcACGCCAAAGCAGATCAGCGTTATCGAGAAGCCCTGAAGGAGCTGAAATCACAGAGACTCAAAGAACATGAGAGACAAAGCCA ACTCGTCAGTTCCAGGAGGAAGGCACTGCAGACAGAAAAGGAGAGATCAGCAAAGGTGGTCCGGCTCCCACCGCCTCCCCCCAACCCCGTTCAG AACATCGATTATAAGAAGCCACACGTGGTGAAGAAATCTGATGTGAGCGCCTTCGCTGCCACACATTACAACATGCCAGAGAGCACagtggacagagaggaagacacaCAGCAG ATGAATGCTCATGAGGAAGCTGAGCTGgaggtgaggagacagcaggagctgcagagggaggaaacgaggaggagagaggagcagcttgAGAAGGCTCGTCTCAGGGGGAGGCAGGCCCTGAAGAGGGAACAGCTCGTACAG GATCGTGAGCGCTTGCTTGTTGAACTGGAGCACATGCAGCAGACCGAcctgctgaggaggagacagcaggTGTCACAGATGCCTCCTCAGATCTTCCAGCCTCTCTACAAGAGACAGGAGACGAGGGACGACTTCCAGAGGGAGATTGAGTTTGCCTTTGAGGACATGTACACAGGAGAGAGGA gggtcaaaggtgacCTGGTGGTCCAGCTGGCTCCGGAGCCCCTCCCAGCTCTGTCCACAGGCAGCCAGGACCAAGAGCTGGACGTCACTCTGGATGAAATCACCACACCGGAGCAAGAGGCTGAGAGCAATGAGCAGGAAACATCCGCTCAAG TGGGACCGTCCAAACCTGCTCCTCGGCGGGCGTTGAAGAAACTCCTGGATCGTatcagaggtcagaggaacCAGTGGAGTGAACACAGCAGTCGTGTGTCTCCAGCTGATTCACCGACTGTCATGACGGATCAGATCCCGGAGCGCGACACCACCATCGAGACCGGCTCCCTGACCAGCGAGGAGAAGAACCAGCCAGCTCCCATCGAGCTCCTGCAGCCGGTTCTCTCACCACCAGATAAAACATCCACGATCGTCAGCT CACTGGAGACGTCAGAGCCGTCACCTGCAGCAAATACTCGACTTCCTGATGAACTCGCAAACAGAATCCAAGACTTTGGAGAAGAACGAAAGAAAAGG gaggaggagcttgagagggagaagcagcagcaggtggtttTGCTGCAGGAGCTTGAAAAGCAGAAGGTCAAACTGGAGCAGATGCTGCTGGAGGCTCAGCAGGAGAGGGAACATCTGAAAGCTGCTGCTGGGACGCAGGAAGTGGATTTGAACCAATCAGACGTAACTGACCAGGATCAGGAAGTGGCCTCAGTCCCCACTGGTCCAGCAACTGAG CTGGAGCCCCCTGCAGGTGAAGATGACCACCACCGGAGGATCAGAGAATATCAACAACGGCTGCTGGAACAAAACAG agtTCACCAGAAGTCCGTGGAAGTGGCTCGCCAGCGTCTGGAGGAATACCAGCGAGCTCTGCGAATTCGTTACAGCATGACCTCCCCATTGTTGCTGTCCGCTGTCGTACCTCCAGGTCACCCACCGCTGCACAGCACTCAGCCGCTGCATCTTCCAACCCCTCGACCTCTAACTACAACTCCTGCAGTCCCATCATTCATCCATAATAAACCACTAACCTCAATAGAAGTTCCCACTAGAGAGTCTGACATTCTGGCTTCACCTCCACGTCTTCCTGGCTCCAGTTTGAGCTCTGGTTCCAAGCTGCTGCCTGAGGAAGTGGAATCTCGCTCAAATCGTTCAAGGAACCAAAGACCAGATGTGAGCTCCTGGCTCACCGACAACATAATGGAGAGAGTAACCGAGCACCTTCCACAGAGGGTGAGACCCTCCTCGCTCACCACAGAGCCTCCGCCTCACAAACTGTTCACAACACGTCCCTCAACCAACATCCCACTCCAGCGATCCTCTGATCCCATCCAGGCCACCAGCCCGAGCATCTGGGATGATGCACCTCTGGTTCCCGCCCCTGCAGAGGTTCAGCCCGGGATCCTGTTGAGCTCCAGAAGGGACGACAAGGGGAGGCAGAGGCGAGAGCTGCAGGAGTTCCAGAGGCGTgtgcaggagcagagggaggcagTAGACCTGCAGCAAGAAGAGGAGAGGCGGAGGggagagctgcaggaggtgcAGAGACGGGAAGTAGAGCTGCAGGAGTTCCAGAGACGGGAAGTAGAGTTGCAGGAGGTGCAGAGACGGGAAGTAGAGCTGCAGGAGTTCCAGAGACG tgttcagcagcagagggaggcagTAGAGCTGCAGcaagaagaggagaggcagaggggagagctgcaggaggtgcAGAGACGAatgcaggagcagagggaggcggTAGAGCTGCAGCAAGAAGAGGAGAGGCGGAGGCGGGAAGATGAGATGGAGCAGATGAGGCGGCAGAAGGAGACGTTAAAGGCTTTGATTCAAACTGATGCACAA CCAGTTCCAGACGCTCCCAGTGAAGAGCTGGTTTCAGAGAACACGGGTCAGACTCGCCTCAGATTACTTGCGTTCCTGCTGAGAGCGATCGAGGAGTCTAACGAAGGAACGTTATCACGCCTCCAAGACCCTGACAACAGGGAGGCTTCCCCTCACCTACCACCGTGTGGCAGTG atcCCATCGCTCAGACCAGTGTTCCTGCTCCAGCGTCCGTCCTCCTGCCAGaactcctcccccctcctgtcCGAGCAGCGAAGCCCCCAGTGACCCGCATCCGACTGGGAATCATGGAGGCGACTGAGCAACACGAGCTCAGTGCGATTCAAGAGGTGGAGACGTCCGTCAATAACGGCAAAATCACAG GCCCAGAGAAGAACCTGAACGTACCATCACATGCTGTAAACTGGGATCCGCAGGAGGAATCAGATTTGTCCGTCTCATCTGACAGAACTCTGGACACGCCCTCTGTGTCCAGCAGCGGGAAACGGACGGTTGACAGCTCGAGCAGCTTCGGGACAAACTCGGAGACGTCCCAGCATCACatctggagagagagactgctgACGGGAGCAGTAACATCTTCAGAGTCTG ATTCAGTCCTGAGAATGATCTCGCCTCCTTCGTCTGACTCTGGGAGAGGAGCCGACTTCTCTGGTCCGGCAGCCACAAGCCACAGATCCTTCACCGAG tctccCCTCAGGCCTCCTGATCCTGACTGCCTCTCCTCCACCAGCATCTCCACCGGCAGCTACATCACCACCGATCCTGAGCAAAACGTAAACACTG acAAATCCTCACCTGTCGCACTCTGTGAGGAACATGGAGCTGATGTTCTCGACGTCTCCTCTCCGACCGGTCAATTCTCCTTCATTAAGGACACGTCAGCTGCACGTCGTCATGGTGCCGCTGTTCAAACTCTGTTTAACGACGGCAGCATTCAGCGCATTATCGACCGATACACGAGGGAGCTCGACTTCTCCCTCAGCTCCGCTGGGAGAGCGACAG ACAGTGAAGCCTCGTATGTGGACGAGCCCGGATCTCTGGTTGGAGCCTCGGAGACGAGAGCAGAGGGCGAAGGTCGTCAGACTCGTCCCTCGGGGACTCGGACACAACGTGACCTG GATCGAGACTTCACTGTCCATCCAATCCAGGATCACTTCCCAGGTGACACCTCATCACAGGCTGAGGACTCGTTCAggcctctgattggccagctggcagAGCAGTCCTCCTGCCTCGCTGCGGACCAGAGGGACTCGGCCATGGAGCGACTGGTCGGTCAACCGTCGGCTCACTCGTCCATGATCGGTCAGCTTCCAGTGAGCGTGGGTCAAGGTGGATGGGATTCCACTGTGAGTCGGATGATTGGTCGACTCTCCCATCGGTCCAGCTCTAATGGTCAGAGCGGCTGGCAGGACGCGAGTCAGCTGATGGGGCCGATGGTGGCGGAGCAGTCGACCACGTGGTTGGATGAAGTTCAGGAGGAAAGCCAGATGAGGCCGCTGGTTGGGGAGCCGGATACCGATCAGCACAGTGGAGTGTCAG GTGAACGGACCCACATGGATCCCAGTGTCCCAGCGGAGGCCAGTGTCCCGTCACACCCAGTGTCTCCTCCTGAAGCGTCGTCACACCGTGCCACTGTCCCGGCTGCGAGTCCACATCCACAGGACCAGATGCCACAGAACCAAACCAGTCCAATGGACCTGGACCCCGAGAGGACAGACG tttttctagGCTCCGACTCTTTCCACCCGCTGCTGGCTGAGGTCACCCACAACGACACAGCCGACCCCTCCATGACCTTTCACCTGCTCGCACACAAAGGGCCGTCCTCACCTGAGCTGACCAGTGAGGAGCGCAGTGTTTCCTCCCGTCCTGAAGGGTCTGACACTCGCAGTGATTCCTCTGTCGAGTCCGACCCGTCGCCTGAACGCCTTCGCTCAGAGAATCCTGCCTCACACGAACTCCTCCAGGACCAAACCCAGGAATCTGCCCTCGTGCTGGAAGACACCACGAGTGCAGACGTGGAGCTGACGGCTCTGAGTCTGTCAAATTTAACCATGCGTGATGAAGCACCTGCTGCAGACACATCGCAGccagcaggaggcgctgcagGAGGGAGCTGCTCTGCTGAAAGGTTTCGGGATTCAGTTCAATTCAGTGACGTTTGTGAAGAAATGACTTCTGAGCCGGGCTCCAACCTGAGGAAGGATATTCCCCTCTTCCATAAGATCATG GAAGCGGCCTGTGAGAAGGGGATCCTGGAGCAGTCGGAGATAACACTGGTGAGTGTGACAGACGAAGACACGACCAtcactgaggaagaggaggtttgTGAAGAGAACAATCCAGATGAGGAAGGACAGAACAGCGAAGAGACAGAG GGGGAAGAATCCACATTGTTACCGGAGGACGGAGCTCAAACTCATCCAG TGATGGTCCTGGACGCTCACTGGGATCTGAGCAGACGCCTGCAGGACGTGAACGAGCAGAAGCGCAGAGCTCTGATCCAGAGATCCTCTCGCAGGGTGGAAGGCATCAAGGCCAAAGTGGCTCTGAACAAGAATCGAGCTGAatctgaagccagagaagaggAATCCGAACTTCGACTTCAAACTGACGAGTCAAAGGACGGAGAGAGTGAAAcgtctgctttcatccaggaGAGAAAGGGTCAGCCTCCACCTCCAG CGAGCGCCTCCGTGCTGAAAGAGGTGAAGATCTACGGCCCAGAGCAAAGGAAGCGGGACGTTAGTGAGATGTACCAGAGAACTCAGAG ACTGTTCcatcagctggaggaggtgaagcagcagaaaaccaTCCGGAGCCGACAGGAAGCTTCCGCACAAAACCGACTGAAGGCCAAAGAATTccacaag AAAACTTTAGAGAAGCTTCGAGCCAAGCAGACGCAGCAGTGA